One window of Microbacterium sp. Root61 genomic DNA carries:
- a CDS encoding molybdopterin-dependent oxidoreductase encodes MPAVKARRLDGALAGVAAVVLGAGVGELSAAMLSPGASPFAAIGSALIDLAPAWAKESAIALFGTADKIALLTGMGIVLLLAAAVAGMLEQRFPPWGITLVVVVAAGGGVAAMTRADAGLLSWIPSALAGITAALTLSFLLRRSRDRARASRDAANATKTDPGTTVGHVSGEGAGVDRRKFLLWSGGAIAVGVLATIGGAALRAGARSVEAVRTAIRLPSPATTAPAIPAGAELSIPGLARVITPNGSFYRIDTALLVPQVDPADWSLRIHGLVEEEVTLTWAELLALPLEESVTTLTCVSNEVGGELIGNALWLGYPIRELLARARPTASADMVLSRSVDGFTASTPLEVLTDGRAAILAVGMNGVPLPPEHGFPVRMVVPGLYGYVSATKWVTELEVTRFADATAYWTDRGWSERGPIKLESRIDVPRKAQGLKAGDTVIAGVAWQQGVGIAGVEVQIDDGPWKGATLATAISNDTWVQWMLPWTATVGDHLLRCRATSKAGELQTEAHADVVPDGATGWHERFITVFE; translated from the coding sequence ATGCCCGCAGTGAAGGCGCGCCGCCTCGACGGCGCTCTCGCCGGGGTGGCGGCCGTCGTGCTGGGCGCGGGGGTGGGCGAATTGTCCGCCGCGATGCTGTCCCCCGGCGCGAGCCCGTTCGCCGCGATCGGCTCTGCGCTCATCGACCTCGCCCCGGCCTGGGCCAAGGAATCGGCGATCGCTCTGTTCGGCACGGCCGACAAGATCGCGCTGCTGACCGGGATGGGGATCGTGCTGCTGCTCGCGGCGGCCGTGGCGGGGATGCTCGAGCAGCGGTTTCCGCCGTGGGGCATCACGCTCGTCGTCGTGGTGGCGGCCGGCGGCGGCGTTGCGGCGATGACCCGCGCCGACGCCGGGCTGCTGTCGTGGATCCCCTCGGCCCTCGCCGGCATCACCGCGGCCCTGACCCTGTCCTTCCTCCTCCGCCGCTCCCGCGACCGCGCTCGCGCCTCGCGAGACGCGGCGAACGCGACCAAAACCGACCCGGGTACAACCGTTGGCCACGTTTCGGGCGAAGGAGCCGGAGTGGACCGGCGGAAGTTCCTGCTGTGGAGCGGCGGGGCGATCGCGGTCGGGGTGCTCGCGACCATCGGCGGCGCCGCGCTGCGGGCGGGGGCGCGCAGCGTCGAGGCCGTCCGCACGGCGATCCGGCTCCCGTCCCCGGCCACCACGGCACCGGCGATTCCGGCGGGCGCGGAGCTCAGCATCCCGGGCCTCGCGCGGGTGATCACGCCCAACGGATCGTTCTACCGCATCGACACGGCCCTGCTCGTGCCCCAGGTCGACCCGGCCGACTGGAGCCTGCGCATCCACGGGCTCGTCGAGGAAGAGGTCACTCTCACCTGGGCCGAGCTTCTCGCGCTGCCGCTCGAGGAGAGCGTCACGACGCTGACGTGCGTGTCCAACGAGGTCGGTGGCGAACTGATCGGCAACGCGCTGTGGCTGGGCTACCCGATCCGCGAGCTGCTCGCCCGCGCCCGACCGACGGCGAGCGCCGACATGGTGCTCTCCCGCTCGGTCGACGGGTTCACGGCGTCCACTCCGCTCGAGGTGCTGACCGACGGACGCGCGGCGATTCTTGCTGTCGGGATGAACGGCGTGCCACTCCCGCCCGAGCACGGCTTCCCGGTCCGGATGGTCGTCCCCGGCCTGTACGGCTACGTCTCCGCGACGAAGTGGGTCACCGAGCTCGAGGTCACGAGGTTCGCGGATGCCACGGCCTATTGGACCGACCGCGGCTGGTCCGAGCGCGGTCCGATCAAGCTCGAGTCGCGCATCGACGTCCCCCGCAAGGCGCAGGGGCTGAAGGCCGGCGACACGGTGATCGCGGGAGTCGCCTGGCAGCAGGGCGTCGGCATCGCGGGGGTCGAGGTGCAGATCGACGACGGCCCGTGGAAGGGCGCGACCCTCGCGACCGCGATCTCGAACGACACCTGGGTGCAGTGGATGCTGCCGTGGACGGCGACCGTCGGCGACCACCTGTTGCGCTGCCGGGCGACCAGCAAAGCGGGCGAGCTGCAGACCGAGGCGCACGCCGACGTCGTGCCCGACGGCGCGACCGGCTGGCACGAGCGCTTCATCACCGTCTTCGAGTAG
- a CDS encoding circularly permuted type 2 ATP-grasp protein — protein sequence MGDLFDGYGSTLAPRKTRSGIPAYDEMFGNPEHPGAAAESRTAYRELYQTLAQMTQDELRGRTESLASSYLAQGVTFDFAGEERPFPLDAVPRIITFEEWSRIEAGVKQRVRALEAFLDDAYSHQHCVRDGVLPAGLIASSQYFYRQAAGIHSANGVRIQVSGIDLIRDEHGEMRVLEDNVRVPSGVSYVISNRRVMAQTLPELFVSMRVRPVGDYPNKLLAALRASAPAGIEEPNVVVLTPGVYNSAYFEHTLLARLMGVELVEGRDLLCAGGKVFMRTTRGPRRVDVIYRRVDDEFLDPLQFRADSMLGAPGLMLAARLGNVTIANAVGNGVADDKLLYTYVPDLIRYYLAEEPILKNVDTWRLEDPAALEEVLDRLPELVVKPVDGSGGKGLVVGPDASPAELEKLRQQLLADPRGWIAQPVVMLSTIPTLVEDGMRPRHADLRPFAVNDGDDVWVLPGGLTRVALPEGELVVNSSQGGGSKDTWVIGGSAPSHVEYGQGNGLAGLVADQAATVTEAIAIVYDGQPEVTHSPQDRPRTRGEQQEQQQQAARDETGISPKRQPRVETVGKPHSLDVPLRSRGIEGGAGC from the coding sequence ATGGGTGATCTGTTCGATGGGTACGGCTCCACTTTGGCGCCCCGCAAGACCAGGTCGGGCATCCCCGCGTACGACGAGATGTTCGGCAATCCGGAGCACCCGGGCGCGGCCGCGGAGTCGCGCACGGCGTACCGCGAGCTGTACCAGACGCTGGCGCAGATGACCCAGGATGAGCTGCGCGGACGCACCGAGTCGCTCGCCAGTTCCTACCTCGCACAGGGGGTCACCTTCGACTTCGCGGGCGAGGAACGGCCGTTCCCGCTCGACGCCGTTCCGCGCATCATCACGTTCGAGGAGTGGTCGCGCATCGAGGCCGGCGTCAAGCAGCGCGTGCGCGCGCTCGAGGCCTTCCTCGACGACGCCTACAGCCACCAGCACTGCGTGCGCGACGGCGTGCTGCCCGCCGGACTGATCGCGTCATCCCAGTACTTCTACCGCCAAGCCGCCGGCATCCACAGCGCCAACGGCGTGCGCATCCAGGTGTCGGGCATCGACCTGATCCGCGATGAGCACGGCGAGATGCGCGTACTCGAAGACAACGTCCGCGTGCCGAGCGGCGTCAGCTACGTCATCTCCAACCGCCGGGTCATGGCACAGACCCTGCCCGAGCTGTTCGTCTCGATGCGCGTGCGTCCGGTCGGCGACTACCCGAACAAGCTCCTCGCCGCTCTGCGCGCCTCGGCCCCCGCCGGCATCGAGGAGCCCAACGTCGTGGTCCTCACGCCGGGTGTCTACAACTCCGCGTACTTCGAGCACACGCTGCTCGCGCGCCTGATGGGCGTCGAGCTCGTCGAGGGCCGCGACCTCCTCTGCGCGGGCGGCAAGGTCTTCATGCGCACCACGCGGGGTCCGCGCCGGGTCGATGTGATCTATCGCCGCGTCGACGACGAGTTCTTGGACCCGCTGCAGTTCCGTGCCGACTCGATGCTCGGGGCTCCGGGCCTCATGCTCGCCGCACGCCTGGGCAACGTCACGATCGCGAACGCGGTCGGCAACGGCGTCGCCGACGACAAGTTGCTCTATACCTACGTGCCCGACCTGATCCGCTACTACCTCGCGGAGGAGCCGATCCTCAAGAACGTCGACACCTGGCGGCTGGAAGACCCCGCCGCTCTCGAGGAGGTGCTGGACCGCCTGCCCGAACTCGTGGTCAAGCCTGTCGACGGCTCCGGCGGCAAGGGACTGGTCGTGGGTCCGGATGCCTCGCCCGCCGAGCTCGAGAAGCTCCGGCAGCAGTTGCTCGCCGACCCGCGCGGCTGGATCGCGCAGCCGGTGGTGATGCTCTCGACGATCCCGACCCTCGTGGAAGACGGGATGCGCCCGCGCCACGCCGACCTCCGCCCGTTCGCGGTCAACGACGGCGACGATGTCTGGGTGCTGCCCGGCGGGCTCACGCGTGTCGCGCTGCCCGAGGGGGAGCTCGTGGTCAACTCGAGCCAGGGCGGCGGGTCCAAGGACACGTGGGTCATCGGCGGCTCGGCCCCTTCGCACGTCGAGTACGGCCAGGGCAACGGTCTCGCCGGCCTCGTCGCCGACCAGGCGGCGACGGTCACCGAAGCCATCGCCATCGTCTACGACGGACAGCCCGAGGTCACCCACTCTCCGCAGGACCGCCCGCGCACGCGCGGCGAGCAGCAGGAACAGCAGCAGCAGGCCGCGCGCGACGAGACAGGCATTTCACCGAAACGGCAACCGAGGGTCGAGACAGTGGGTAAACCCCACAGTCTCGACGTCCCACTGCGGTCTCGCGGCATCGAAGGCGGTGCAGGATGCTGA
- a CDS encoding dihydroxy-acid dehydratase domain-containing protein translates to MPETTSDAPRALRSNLPPTSALGIARRAQWRSLGIPVEDLTKPKVAIVNTSSELAACFAHLDEIAVALKAELRTLGVLPFEIRTVAPSDFVTSAGRAGRYILPSRDLIVNDIEAAVEGAKLDAMICLSSCDKTTPAHLMAAGRLDIPTVIIPCGYQHSGLAEGREADVEEVFLLAAKAAVTGEPTDHLEELADDAILGPGVCAGLATANSMHIVAEALGMAVPGAAPVRANSERMWDSMRRSAAALVDLIERDIRPRSIITDGSIRNAVRTMLAVGGSINTIKHLQAIAVEAGLDTDVWEAFRTMGRDTPLLASVRPNGPWLVEQFEDVGGGATVLRELLPLLDGDQLTVTGRTVAENAAAAAPADGEIIRPIGDPFGTDPAIAVLRGTLAPGGAVAKRPVPDPGPRRFTGPARIFGNREEAIAGISNGRLRAGDVAVIRGIGVAGAPGMGLTSAFIFALHAKGLAHSVALVTDGQFSGLVNQGMTVGEVSPEAAADGPLGRVQDDDIIDIDLASGRLDLLVDPSVLAARPSYAPPADRDSGGGMLDQYEQLVQPLGCGAVLCARPAGPCLTDAAAAASLTPLTEHA, encoded by the coding sequence ATGCCCGAAACGACAAGCGATGCCCCCCGAGCGCTGCGCAGCAATCTGCCCCCCACCTCAGCACTGGGCATCGCCCGGCGAGCGCAGTGGCGATCGCTCGGCATCCCGGTCGAGGACCTCACCAAGCCCAAGGTCGCGATCGTCAACACATCGTCCGAGCTGGCCGCATGCTTCGCCCACCTCGACGAGATCGCCGTCGCGCTCAAGGCAGAACTGCGCACGCTCGGCGTGCTCCCGTTCGAGATCCGCACCGTCGCCCCCAGCGACTTCGTCACGAGTGCCGGTCGCGCGGGCCGCTACATCCTGCCGAGCCGCGATCTGATCGTCAACGACATCGAGGCGGCCGTGGAGGGCGCGAAGCTCGACGCGATGATCTGCCTCAGCTCGTGCGACAAGACCACTCCCGCGCACCTCATGGCGGCCGGCCGCCTCGACATCCCGACCGTGATCATCCCGTGCGGCTACCAGCACTCCGGTCTGGCCGAAGGGCGCGAGGCCGATGTCGAAGAGGTGTTCCTGCTCGCGGCGAAGGCGGCCGTGACCGGCGAACCGACCGATCACCTCGAAGAGCTCGCCGACGATGCGATCCTCGGCCCAGGGGTATGCGCCGGACTCGCCACCGCCAACTCGATGCACATCGTCGCCGAGGCCCTCGGCATGGCGGTGCCCGGCGCAGCGCCGGTGCGCGCGAACAGCGAACGGATGTGGGATTCGATGCGCCGCTCGGCGGCCGCCCTCGTGGACCTCATCGAACGCGACATCCGTCCGCGCTCGATCATCACCGACGGGTCGATCCGCAACGCGGTCCGCACGATGCTCGCCGTCGGCGGCTCGATCAACACGATCAAGCACCTGCAGGCCATCGCCGTCGAGGCCGGACTCGACACCGACGTGTGGGAGGCGTTCCGCACAATGGGCCGCGACACTCCGCTGCTCGCGTCCGTCCGCCCCAACGGCCCGTGGCTCGTGGAGCAGTTCGAAGACGTCGGCGGTGGCGCGACCGTCCTCCGGGAGCTGCTGCCCCTCCTCGACGGCGACCAGCTGACCGTCACCGGCCGCACCGTTGCGGAGAACGCAGCCGCTGCGGCGCCCGCCGACGGGGAGATCATCCGCCCGATCGGCGACCCGTTCGGCACCGACCCCGCGATCGCGGTGCTCCGAGGCACCCTCGCACCCGGCGGTGCCGTCGCCAAACGCCCGGTCCCGGATCCTGGACCACGTCGCTTCACCGGACCCGCCCGCATCTTCGGCAACCGGGAAGAAGCCATCGCGGGAATCTCGAACGGCCGGCTCCGCGCCGGTGACGTGGCGGTGATCCGGGGCATCGGTGTCGCCGGGGCCCCCGGCATGGGGCTGACGAGTGCGTTCATCTTCGCGCTGCACGCCAAGGGCCTCGCCCACAGTGTCGCCCTGGTCACGGACGGCCAGTTCAGCGGACTGGTCAACCAGGGGATGACGGTGGGCGAGGTGTCGCCGGAGGCAGCCGCCGACGGGCCGCTGGGGCGGGTGCAGGACGACGACATCATCGACATCGACCTCGCATCCGGCCGGCTCGACCTTCTCGTCGACCCATCCGTGCTCGCCGCCCGACCGTCGTATGCACCGCCGGCCGACCGCGACAGCGGTGGCGGGATGCTCGACCAGTACGAACAACTCGTCCAGCCGCTGGGCTGCGGCGCAGTGCTCTGCGCCCGGCCGGCCGGACCTTGCCTCACGGATGCCGCGGCCGCCGCATCCCTCACCCCCCTCACGGAGCACGCATGA
- a CDS encoding FAD-dependent oxidoreductase: MSNDTIHLPAKDVPVIGEYDVVVVGGGPAGLFAATAASRAGRSTLLIERYGFLGGAGTMGGLSTFCGLHARVYGEDHRVVRGYLDELLDRMAAMDGLNEPHLSVDNRIQALAYDISVLKIAADELVLAGGAELLFHASVVDVVMSDTETIDAVIVESKSGRGAVRGRFFIDGSGDGDLAAWSGAPYERSEHLMFPSLMFRINGVHPDEAGEAWKTIRRIMEDAEAAGTHRFPRKKPIVRPQRNPLEWRSNLTQLSNADGSAVDGTDVHQLTRGEIQGRQQVKDTFAFIKAVTPGFQDSYVVDIAPSIGIRETRRIVGPYQLTEDDVLDCADFDDTIGVNGWPVEAHVAGDVDFRFAPEDSRGYNQLPYRMLLPQVVENLLVAGRCASMTQGGQSSGRVTGPCFVMGQAAGIAADLALSGGTSAADIDIRELQSRLTATGAYLGTDLPARVRV, translated from the coding sequence ATGAGCAACGACACCATCCACCTGCCCGCGAAGGACGTGCCGGTCATCGGCGAGTACGACGTCGTCGTCGTCGGAGGCGGCCCGGCCGGTCTGTTCGCGGCCACCGCGGCGTCACGCGCCGGGCGCTCCACGCTCCTGATCGAGCGCTACGGGTTCCTCGGCGGGGCCGGCACGATGGGCGGGCTCAGCACGTTCTGCGGTCTGCACGCACGCGTGTACGGCGAGGACCATCGCGTCGTACGCGGCTACTTGGACGAACTGCTCGACCGGATGGCCGCCATGGACGGTCTCAACGAGCCGCACCTGTCCGTGGACAACCGCATCCAGGCCCTGGCCTACGACATCTCGGTGCTGAAGATCGCCGCCGACGAACTCGTCCTCGCGGGCGGGGCCGAGCTGCTGTTCCACGCGTCCGTCGTCGACGTCGTCATGTCCGACACCGAGACGATCGACGCGGTGATCGTCGAGTCGAAGTCGGGTCGCGGCGCCGTGCGCGGACGGTTCTTCATCGACGGCTCCGGCGACGGCGACCTCGCCGCCTGGTCGGGTGCGCCGTACGAGCGGTCCGAGCACCTGATGTTCCCGTCGCTCATGTTCCGGATCAACGGCGTGCACCCCGACGAGGCCGGTGAGGCCTGGAAGACGATCCGCCGCATCATGGAGGACGCCGAGGCGGCCGGCACGCACCGCTTCCCGCGCAAGAAGCCCATCGTCCGTCCACAGCGCAACCCGCTGGAGTGGCGCTCGAACCTCACGCAGCTCTCGAACGCCGACGGTTCGGCCGTCGATGGCACGGATGTGCACCAGCTGACGCGTGGGGAGATCCAGGGCCGCCAGCAGGTGAAGGACACGTTCGCGTTCATCAAGGCGGTGACACCGGGCTTCCAGGACTCTTACGTCGTCGACATCGCCCCCTCGATCGGCATCCGCGAGACCCGGCGCATCGTCGGGCCATACCAACTCACCGAAGACGACGTGCTCGATTGCGCCGACTTCGACGACACGATCGGCGTGAACGGCTGGCCGGTCGAAGCCCACGTCGCCGGCGACGTCGACTTCCGTTTCGCTCCGGAGGACTCGCGCGGCTACAACCAGCTTCCGTATCGGATGCTGCTGCCCCAGGTCGTGGAGAACCTCCTCGTCGCGGGACGGTGCGCCTCGATGACGCAGGGCGGTCAGTCGTCCGGTCGCGTCACTGGTCCGTGCTTCGTGATGGGTCAGGCCGCCGGCATCGCCGCCGATCTGGCGCTATCCGGCGGCACCAGCGCGGCCGACATCGACATCCGCGAGCTGCAGTCCCGCCTCACGGCGACCGGCGCATATCTCGGCACGGACCTGCCCGCCCGCGTTCGGGTCTGA
- a CDS encoding IclR family transcriptional regulator domain-containing protein: MGSQREAQVYPDGGMAMADDRSRDRIQSIERGIEVLRAFGGHDAVLSASEIVAKVGLPRPVVRRILLTFEHLGYVRSQHGVWSLTPRILELGAGYFGAASLPEIAHPIMSDLVESTGETCSVGVLDGTDVIHVARVEDRRPLPDAVRVGMRLPAHATALGKVLLASLPEVALDDYFATAPLERHTPQTITDPAVLQARLAGVRSRGYDVSVEELHPGMVAAAVPILVDGEPVGGLTVSSTTVRASEQSLIEDVVPALRDAAARVARAYRNANPQLYRTTSR, encoded by the coding sequence ATGGGATCGCAACGCGAAGCGCAGGTGTATCCGGACGGTGGCATGGCAATGGCGGATGACAGGTCACGCGATCGCATCCAGAGCATCGAGCGGGGGATCGAGGTCCTCCGCGCGTTCGGCGGGCACGACGCCGTCCTCAGCGCGAGCGAGATCGTCGCGAAGGTGGGACTGCCCCGGCCGGTGGTGCGGCGCATCCTGCTGACCTTCGAGCACCTCGGCTACGTCCGCTCGCAGCACGGGGTGTGGAGCCTGACTCCCCGCATCCTCGAGCTCGGTGCCGGGTACTTCGGTGCGGCTTCCCTCCCCGAGATCGCCCACCCGATCATGAGCGACCTCGTGGAGAGCACGGGGGAGACGTGCAGCGTCGGCGTGCTCGACGGCACGGACGTGATCCACGTGGCCCGTGTCGAGGACCGCCGCCCGCTGCCCGATGCGGTGCGGGTCGGGATGCGCCTGCCGGCGCACGCGACCGCCCTCGGGAAGGTGCTGCTGGCGAGCCTGCCGGAGGTGGCCCTCGACGACTACTTCGCGACGGCGCCGCTCGAACGGCACACGCCCCAGACCATCACGGATCCCGCCGTGCTGCAGGCGCGGTTGGCGGGCGTGCGCTCTCGCGGCTATGACGTCTCGGTCGAGGAGCTGCACCCCGGAATGGTGGCCGCCGCGGTCCCGATCCTCGTCGACGGTGAGCCCGTCGGCGGGCTCACCGTCTCCTCCACGACCGTGCGCGCGTCGGAGCAGTCGCTCATCGAGGACGTCGTGCCCGCCCTCCGCGATGCCGCCGCCCGCGTGGCCCGCGCGTATCGGAACGCGAACCCTCAGCTCTACCGCACGACCTCCCGCTGA